From the genome of Alcanivorax sp.:
GCCCGCAATCTGGATACCCTGGTGTCGGGAAAATATATTGCCGTGGAACCCGGTGACGGTGAACAGAAAAAGGAATTTGTCGGTCTGGAAACGCCGCCGGATCAACAACCGGATCTGGGGTTGAAGATCACCCTGGTGGCGAACCAATTGGGCTCCCTGAAAAAAGGCCGGCATATTTATTATCGGGATATGGAAGTGGGCACCATTGGTGACAGCAGGCTCAGTGAGGGCAGTCGCTATGTGGAGATTCAGGCCATTATCAAACCCGAGTACAGCAAGCTGGTACGTACCAATAGCGTGTTCTGGAACAGTTCCGGTTTGACTGTGGATGTGGGGCTGTTCAAGGGGGCAGAGGTTCAGTCCAGTTCCCTGGAGAATCTCCTGCGCGGCGGTATCAGCTTCGCTACCCCACCCGAACCCGGCCCGCTGGCAGAAGAAGGGCGTCGCTTCCCGCTGAACCGTCAGGCGGAAGATGAATGGCGAGAGTGGTCGCCGATCATGAAATGGAAAGATTGAAAGGCAGTTAACAGTGAACAGTGAATAGTGAACA
Proteins encoded in this window:
- a CDS encoding MlaD family protein codes for the protein METPEVKKSHWPSPIWLVPLLSLIVASWLLYDQLLQRDVQIEISFQSGAGIKPGVELRYRGVPVGSVDDIVLSEDLKTVNVHASLNRDAEKLASENSKFWIVEPELGIAGARNLDTLVSGKYIAVEPGDGEQKKEFVGLETPPDQQPDLGLKITLVANQLGSLKKGRHIYYRDMEVGTIGDSRLSEGSRYVEIQAIIKPEYSKLVRTNSVFWNSSGLTVDVGLFKGAEVQSSSLENLLRGGISFATPPEPGPLAEEGRRFPLNRQAEDEWREWSPIMKWKD